The Arachis hypogaea cultivar Tifrunner chromosome 14, arahy.Tifrunner.gnm2.J5K5, whole genome shotgun sequence genome has a segment encoding these proteins:
- the LOC140178491 gene encoding uncharacterized protein, with the protein MAPRSKSVHKKDAKVLAVSSSSPRSSKRVPPISFGPEDQWFDEVTENPPMVIMARVGTGLVKRILVDTGVDSNIMFHNVFDALGLRDVDLRTHQHGVVGLGDHFIKPDGIISLPVSVGLGQGRRSVMAEFVVLRDSTAYNVILGRKTINDLGAVISTKMLVMKFIADDGSVGSIKGDLETAVACDNASLSLRKKSKEASEVFLVDLDARVGDKPRPEPEGNLERFRVGDIEEKFTFVNRNLPHDLKEPLMEMIRANGDLFAWTPADMPGIDPQLISHRLAVSAEAKAVAHRRRKMSQERAEEVARQTASLLEAGFIRELDYLTLLSNIVLVRKHNGKWRMCVDYSDPNKACPKYSYPLPNIDALVDVTAGYREILGVYDNPERGRGQPGKV; encoded by the exons ATGGCTCCAAGGTCGAAGTCGGTACACAAGAAGGACGCCAAAGTCCTGGCAGTCTCCTCCTCTTCCCCGCGAAGCTCCAAGAGGGTTCCACCCATCTCGTTCGGTCCGGAggaccaatggttcgacgaggTCACGGAAAACCCTCCTATGGTCATCATGGCCAGAGTAGGGACCGGCCTCGTCAAGCGGATCCTCGTGGACACCGGGGTTGACTCGAATATCATGTTCCATAATGTGTTCGATGCCTTGGGCCTCCGGGATGTCGACTTAAGGACTCACCAACACGGTGTAGTAGGCttgggcgaccacttcatcaagcccgACGGGATAATCTCCCTGCCAGTATCCGTTGGACTAGGACAGGGAAGGAGATCGGTAATGGCTGAGTTCGTGGTTCTGCGAGACTCTACGGCCTACAATGTCATCCTAGGAAGAAAGACTATCAACGACCTCGGGGCAGTGATCAGCACAAAGATGTTGGTAATGAAGTTCATCGCTGACGACGGATCCGTCGGATCCATAAAGGGAGActtggaaacggcagtcgcttgTGACAATGCCAGTCTCTCGTTAAGGAAGAAATCGAAAGAAGCATCGGAAGTATTCCTCGTCGACCTGGACGCTAGAGTCGGCGACAAACCCAGACCCGAACCGGAAGGGAACTTAGAAAGGTTCAGGGTCGGCGACATAGAGGAAAAGTTCACTTTTGTGAACAGGAATCTCCCACATGACCTGAAGGAACCTTTAATGGAAATGATCAGGGCTAACGGTGACCTATTTGCCTGgacgccagccgacatgccggggatAGACCCCCAGCTCATATCGCATCGATTGGCCGTCAGTGCGGAGGCCAAGGCGGTCGCTCATAGGAGAAGGAAAATGTCACAAGAAagggcagaggaggtggccaggcagacggccagcctTCTCGAAGCGGGATTTATCCGAGAACTCGATTATTTGACTTTGCTGTCGAACATAGTTCTGGTTAGAAAgcacaatggaaaatggaggatgtgcgtagaTTACTCTGATCCTAACAAAGCATGTCCCAAATACTCCTACCCCCTCCCCAATATAGACGCGCTCGTCGACGTGACGGCGGGATAtcg GGAAATTCTTGGGGTTTATGATAACCCAGAGAGGGGTAGAGGCCAACCCGGAAAAGTGTGA